The region CGTAGCGATCCCGACGGGCGCGGCTCGCCGCGAAGATCACTTAGCGTCAAGATTGCCACATCATTGGAAGCGACGTCAGCATTTCGTGTGGATCCAGTGCGATGTGTGGGCGTAGCCCGGTGCAGCGCGAGCGCACCGCCACGCAGCAGGTCCGCCACTGTCGCGGTGCGCCATGTCATCGGTTCGCCCTCGGAAACCGACCATACCGTCGTCATCGGTGTGTCGGACGGTTGCTTCGAGTCAATCGTTGGCGTACTCGCGAGCTGGGCCAGCTCGTCGCACGCGCGGCCTAGGCGTTTCCGCAGTTCTTCCGCCAGCTCTGCCTGCTCGTTGGGAGAGATCGCGGTCCTTATGTGCACCCGGCGAGCCGGAGTGACGTCGACGGTGGCGTCGAGCAGATCGACGATCGAAAGGCGTTGTGCCACATCGGGAACTGCCTCGAAACGATCCTCGGCCTCGTCGAAGTCCCGCCACAGCTCCACGATGCGTTGATCGGACACGCTTCCGGAGGAGGCGTCGACGAACAGCACCGACTTGCCGGTCGCGAGAGCCTCATCCGGGCAGGTCAGCACCCAGATGTGGAGGCTGAGGTGCAACGGCGGGGCGGCACCCGGCGGTAACCCGATCACCGCACGCAGCGCGCCCTGGCGGATCAGCTCGGCCCGCACCCGGCGACCGGACGGCCGCTCAGCCGCACCCGGCGGCATCAAGACGACCGCCAGACCACCGGGTTCGAGGTGCGCGAGGCAGTGCTGCACCCATGCCAGCTCCGACTCCGACCTGGGCGGCAGCCCGTACACCCAGCGCGGGTCGTAGGCGAGGTCGTCGTGCCCCCAGTCGCGCACGCCGAACGGCGGGTTGCAGAGGACCGTGTCGACGCGGGTATCGGGGAACGCGTCTGCACGGAGGCTGTCACCGAAGGCGACCGCAGCGTTCGCAACGGCCTCGACCTTGAGCCTGACGTCGGTCAACGTGGCCTGAACGTCGATGGCATCCTGGCCATACAGGCGATTCGCGCCCCGGCCCACAGCGGCGGACAGTAGCCCGCCCGTGCCGCACGCCGGATCGAACACGCACTCCGGATAATCGGATGCGAGATTCGCCATCAGTTCGGCGACGGGCTGGGGCGTCGCATAGGCACCGGCGGTGTCTGGGACCAGCACCTCACGAAACACTTCGACCGTCGCCCGGCCACCGTCCTCCGCCACACAGTGCGTCAGTGCGCGCAGGGATTTGACGTCCGCGTCGAGCGCCGCCGACGCGCCGATACGGCTCGCGAGCTCATCGACGAGCGCCGCCTCCGGCATCTCGTACAGCTCGGTGAGCCACTTTGCATCGGCACGCGCGAGTGATGGCACCAGCTCGGCCAGTACCAGCGCCGCATCTGGACTCGCGCGCAACACGATACGGAGCTCGTCGGCCGGAGACGACCCGGGCAACTGCCCGCGCGCCGACAGCCACTCCCGCACCTCGTCGAGGTCATATGCCGGGCTGGTGTCAGTACCACCGGCCGGCGCCGGAAAGTCCGCGTGCCTCCGACGCCAGTTGCTCACGGTGGCGCGAGTAACCCCGGCCAGACGCGAGATGTCGGCTGCGGTGACGTGCGTGGACGTCATGACGCCCGTCCCAAGATCCGTCGCATAGGCCGGATGCTACACCACGACCCAGACCCGTAAGCATGTTTGACAGAGCTTTCACGCTGTGGTGTTATATCGACGCTTTCACTGGTTCGTGATCACGCGACGTCTCCCGCTCCACTCCGCTCTCCATGCCCCGCACAGCCCGGGGCTCCAGCACGGGCGCCCAGCCGCCCCTCCAACCCGAAGGGAAAACCCATGCCACGACGCACCTCGTGCAGCACGGTCTCGCTCTACCGCCTCGACGGGGAACTGGACCTTGCCGACTGTCTGCTCGATTCGTCGTCCGCGGACGACCTCGAAGACCACGAAGTCCAGCTCGACGAGGTCACGTGTCGACTGGTCATGGGGCGGATGCACTCCGACGAGCCGTCCTGGGCCGCACACGTCAACTCGCTTACCGGCCTGCCGGTGCGCCTCCCGAGTTCGCAGCCCTTCGGCGTGCTGCTCGTCCCGTTGCCGCCCTGGACCTACGCGCTGATCTGGGGTCACGGCCATCGTTTGCTCGACGCCGAGGTCATCGAGCAGAACTTCGGGCTTCTCTTCGGCATCCGGCGACTCGATCCGGCACACCTGCGCACAGTGTCCCGCTCCGCGATGGACATCACCGCGCGGACGACCCAGACATCGATCCCCGGCGGAGGCGACGTCGGTTCCTTTGGAATGGAGCCTTACGGCGAGTTCGTCAGCCGCTTCAAAGGCCCTGCCGATCTCAACGACCTCACCTACGGCACGGAGACCGGCAGGGACCCTCAGATCGAGGTCGGCGACAACCTCAAGGCGCCGCTTCCCCGCTTCGGTACTGCCCTGCTGAGCGATCTGAACGCCATCACCAAGATCGTCGATGAGCCTGACGACGACTCCTCGCTGCGGTTCGCACACTTGGTCCGGCGCGTCAAATCCCGTGACCCCGAACGATCTCGACTCGAAGGACGCTTGGCCGAGGCGCTCGCGAACGGAGCCGAATACCACCCGCTCGGAATCGCGTGGCCGGCCAACGATCTCCGCGCAGCCGAGGAAGCGTGGTCGTTCAAGGTGAAAAGCCTCGGCGGTAGCGGTCCGCTGGTCTTGGAACCGAGCATGGAGCTCGATGTGCTCTCCGAGCAATTCCGCGGCATGCCCGCCGACGTGCGACTCCATCGTCTCCGCACCGCGCGGGTCGTGCCCTGTGCCGACGACGCCGGAACGGAGGAGATCGGCACATCGACGTCGCTGCGGCGATGGATCGTGTTCGAAACAACCATCGACCACGTCCGATACTGCTACTTTCAGGGGGAGTGGTTCCGCATCGGCGAAGAGTACGTCGAGCGGATCCGTGACCAGGTCGAACAGTTGCTCACGCGGAAGAACACGACGCTCACGTTCCCAGTGTGGAACCGCCGGGCTGGACACGCTGACGAGCACAGCTACTGCCATCAGGTCGCCGAGCGCGAC is a window of Saccharopolyspora erythraea NRRL 2338 DNA encoding:
- a CDS encoding N-6 DNA methylase, with product MTSTHVTAADISRLAGVTRATVSNWRRRHADFPAPAGGTDTSPAYDLDEVREWLSARGQLPGSSPADELRIVLRASPDAALVLAELVPSLARADAKWLTELYEMPEAALVDELASRIGASAALDADVKSLRALTHCVAEDGGRATVEVFREVLVPDTAGAYATPQPVAELMANLASDYPECVFDPACGTGGLLSAAVGRGANRLYGQDAIDVQATLTDVRLKVEAVANAAVAFGDSLRADAFPDTRVDTVLCNPPFGVRDWGHDDLAYDPRWVYGLPPRSESELAWVQHCLAHLEPGGLAVVLMPPGAAERPSGRRVRAELIRQGALRAVIGLPPGAAPPLHLSLHIWVLTCPDEALATGKSVLFVDASSGSVSDQRIVELWRDFDEAEDRFEAVPDVAQRLSIVDLLDATVDVTPARRVHIRTAISPNEQAELAEELRKRLGRACDELAQLASTPTIDSKQPSDTPMTTVWSVSEGEPMTWRTATVADLLRGGALALHRATPTHRTGSTRNADVASNDVAILTLSDLRGEPRPSGSLRDKPVEPIRIERGDVIMPETLQGLKSVPARVAGEDDTGKLLGAHLFLLRPDPERLDSWFLAGFLSADENTHRATTGSSIVRLDVKRLRVPLMPPERQLDYGRAFRHLHAIWRAAALANELAAETARQWTTGLTSGALLPPEDQP
- a CDS encoding TIGR04141 family sporadically distributed protein, whose product is MPRRTSCSTVSLYRLDGELDLADCLLDSSSADDLEDHEVQLDEVTCRLVMGRMHSDEPSWAAHVNSLTGLPVRLPSSQPFGVLLVPLPPWTYALIWGHGHRLLDAEVIEQNFGLLFGIRRLDPAHLRTVSRSAMDITARTTQTSIPGGGDVGSFGMEPYGEFVSRFKGPADLNDLTYGTETGRDPQIEVGDNLKAPLPRFGTALLSDLNAITKIVDEPDDDSSLRFAHLVRRVKSRDPERSRLEGRLAEALANGAEYHPLGIAWPANDLRAAEEAWSFKVKSLGGSGPLVLEPSMELDVLSEQFRGMPADVRLHRLRTARVVPCADDAGTEEIGTSTSLRRWIVFETTIDHVRYCYFQGEWFRIGEEYVERIRDQVEQLLTRKNTTLTFPVWNRRAGHADEHSYCHQVAERDGYLCFDRNFAHTPFHPKFELCDVVGPNDELVHIKWLGAATAASHLYTQAAVSAEALRDEPDAARQLNEKIQELSPGRPEAQPSKVVLAIAGRSWDPQQLFTLSQVSLLRLDRTLRSYNTTLEFANIPHVRRPARKRGRR